From the Musa acuminata AAA Group cultivar baxijiao chromosome BXJ3-7, Cavendish_Baxijiao_AAA, whole genome shotgun sequence genome, one window contains:
- the LOC135643085 gene encoding chaperone protein dnaJ 6-like isoform X2, whose protein sequence is MGRKKRSRVSGQGSEGNAEGEGGRGGEEETSGAGESSTPRDMSLYEILGVERTVSQQEIKKAYYKLALRLHPDKNPGDEEAKEKFQQLQKVISILGDEEKRAVYDETGYAGDDALVGEAAENLQEFFRTMYKRVTEADIEEFEANYRGSDSEKKDLKDLYEKFKGNMNRLFCSMLCSDPKLDSHRYKDIIDEAIAEGELKTNRTYQKWAKKVSESEPPTNPVVRRQKTKKQEGADIVAIISQRRSQRKQQFDSILSSIVAKCDARTEPEPTEEEFQKARQRLESKQTKNRKR, encoded by the exons ATGGGGAGAAAAAAGAGATCTAGGGTTTCAGGCCAGGGCAGCGAGGGGAATGCGGAaggagaaggaggaagaggaggagaagaagaaacctCAGGCGCCGGTGAATCCTCCACTCCTAGAGACATGAGCTTGTACGAG ATTTTAGGTGTGGAGAGGACAGTCTCTCAGCAGGAAATTAAGAAGGCCTACTACAAACTGGCCTTGCGTCTTCATCCAGATAAAAATCCTGGTGATGAG GAAGCAAAAGAGAAATTCCAACAGTTGCAAAAAGTTATATCTATTCTTGGGGATGAGGAGAAAAGGGCTGTTTATGATGAAACTGGTTATGCTGGTGATGAT GCTCTGGTTGGGGAAGCTGCTGAAAATCTACAGGAATTTTTCAGAACGATGTACAAAAGA GTTACGGAGGCTGACATTGAAGAATTTGAAGCTAATTACAGAGGTTCAGATTCTGAAAAAAAGGATTTGAAGGATCTATATGAAAAATTCAAGGGCAATATGAATAG GCTTTTCTGTTCGATGCTTTGTTCTGACCCAAAGCTGGATTCACACCGCTACAAGGATATAATTGATGAGGCAATAGCTGAAG GGGAACTAAAGACAAACAGAACTTATCAGAAATGGGCCAAGAAAGTTTCCGAAAGTGAACCACCAACCAATCCGGTGGTCAGAAGGCAGAA GACAAAGAAACAAGAAGGAGCAGACATAGTTGCAATCATCTCTCAGCGAAGGAGCCAGAGGAAACAGCAATTTGACTCCATTCTCTCCTCCATTGTTGCTAAATGCGATGCAAGAACTGAACCGGAACCCACAGAAGAAGAGTTTCAGAAGGCACGACAAAGGCTTGAAAGTAAGCAGACCAAAAACCGGAAGCGGTAG
- the LOC135643085 gene encoding chaperone protein dnaJ 6-like isoform X1, with the protein MGRKKRSRVSGQGSEGNAEGEGGRGGEEETSGAGESSTPRDMSLYEILGVERTVSQQEIKKAYYKLALRLHPDKNPGDEEAKEKFQQLQKVISILGDEEKRAVYDETGYAGDDALVGEAAENLQEFFRTMYKRVTEADIEEFEANYRGSDSEKKDLKDLYEKFKGNMNRLFCSMLCSDPKLDSHRYKDIIDEAIAEGELKTNRTYQKWAKKVSESEPPTNPVVRRQKKCRTKKQEGADIVAIISQRRSQRKQQFDSILSSIVAKCDARTEPEPTEEEFQKARQRLESKQTKNRKR; encoded by the exons ATGGGGAGAAAAAAGAGATCTAGGGTTTCAGGCCAGGGCAGCGAGGGGAATGCGGAaggagaaggaggaagaggaggagaagaagaaacctCAGGCGCCGGTGAATCCTCCACTCCTAGAGACATGAGCTTGTACGAG ATTTTAGGTGTGGAGAGGACAGTCTCTCAGCAGGAAATTAAGAAGGCCTACTACAAACTGGCCTTGCGTCTTCATCCAGATAAAAATCCTGGTGATGAG GAAGCAAAAGAGAAATTCCAACAGTTGCAAAAAGTTATATCTATTCTTGGGGATGAGGAGAAAAGGGCTGTTTATGATGAAACTGGTTATGCTGGTGATGAT GCTCTGGTTGGGGAAGCTGCTGAAAATCTACAGGAATTTTTCAGAACGATGTACAAAAGA GTTACGGAGGCTGACATTGAAGAATTTGAAGCTAATTACAGAGGTTCAGATTCTGAAAAAAAGGATTTGAAGGATCTATATGAAAAATTCAAGGGCAATATGAATAG GCTTTTCTGTTCGATGCTTTGTTCTGACCCAAAGCTGGATTCACACCGCTACAAGGATATAATTGATGAGGCAATAGCTGAAG GGGAACTAAAGACAAACAGAACTTATCAGAAATGGGCCAAGAAAGTTTCCGAAAGTGAACCACCAACCAATCCGGTGGTCAGAAGGCAGAA aaaatgcAGGACAAAGAAACAAGAAGGAGCAGACATAGTTGCAATCATCTCTCAGCGAAGGAGCCAGAGGAAACAGCAATTTGACTCCATTCTCTCCTCCATTGTTGCTAAATGCGATGCAAGAACTGAACCGGAACCCACAGAAGAAGAGTTTCAGAAGGCACGACAAAGGCTTGAAAGTAAGCAGACCAAAAACCGGAAGCGGTAG
- the LOC135643487 gene encoding zinc finger A20 and AN1 domain-containing stress-associated protein 8-like, producing the protein MEHDETGCRAPEGPILCINNCGFFGSAATMNMCSKCHEDMILKQEQAKLAASSIDSLVNGSGSGSGKEPVVSGNADVAVGSVESKAISAQPPDVLGSSEAGEAKAKEGPNRCNTCRKRVGLTGFSCRCGNLFCAAHRYSDKHDCRFDYRKAAQAAIAKANPIVKAEKLDKI; encoded by the coding sequence ATGGAGCACGATGAGACTGGATGCCGAGCCCCTGAAGGACCGATCCTTTGCATCAACAACTGCGGCTTCTTCGGAAGTGCTGCGACCATGAACATGTGCTCCAAGTGCCACGAGGACATGATTCTGAAGCAGGAGCAGGCAAAGCTGGCAGCATCCTCGATCGACAGCCTCGTGAAcggcagtggcagcggtagcggaaAGGAACCTGTTGTATCTGGCAATGCCGATGTAGCTGTTGGCTCTGTGGAGTCGAAGGCGATTTCGGCACAGCCACCTGATGTGCTTGGCTCGAGCGAGGCTGGAGAAGCAAAGGCGAAGGAGGGTCCAAACAGGTGCAACACTTGCAGGAAACGGGTTGGTCTGACCGGCTTTAGTTGTCGGTGTGGGAACCTTTTCTGTGCCGCACACCGCTACTCGGATAAGCATGACTGCCGATTCGATTACCGAAAGGCAGCGCAGGCTGCGATTGCCAAAGCAAACCCTATTGTTAAGGCTGAAAAACTTGATAAGATCTAA